The segment AGTTCCTGTTCGTGGTTCTTCCTAATCAAGACTTCTCTTGTAGTTCCATCGCCGGCATCCATGTCGCTAACATATTTCCGGCGTCTTCACCACTCACGTTTACCCCTCCGTTGCCTTCACACAGCGAATTCAGAGCCAACCTCAACATCAACACCCAATTTGTTTTCAGACCCACTTTTCAAATCTAAAGTTTCAGAATTAATTTCAAACCAGCACTGGTCTCAGCTGAAGGAACTAATTAAACCCTTTAACCCAACTTCGTTTCTTGAACAGCTTTTGGGTTCTGGGTTTGATTCTTCCTCCATCTTGGGTTTCTTCAGGTGGTCTCAATTTTATCAGGTTTATCACCACCCTCTTGAGCATTTATGCAGAGTTCTTGTATTGTTagttaatgataaaaaataccCAAAGGTTCGATCTTTATTGCACGATTTTGTTAAAAATGGGAAAACTTATACGGTTTCTTCTGTCTTTCATACACTGTTGACATGTAGTGATAATGTGTGTGCTAATTCTATTATTGTTGACATGTTGGTATTATCTTATGTTAATAATGGTAAACTTGATTTAGCTCTGGAGGCTTTTAGAAGAGCTGGGGATTATGGGTTTAAGTTATCTGTATTTTCGTGTAAACCGATGCTTAAAGGGGTGGTGAAAGAGGGAAAGTTTGAAGTAGGAGAGCTTGTGTATAAGGAGATGATTAGGAGGAGGATTGAGGTTGACTTGTACACatttaatattgtaattaatgGGTTATGTAAGGCGGGGAAGTTGAATAAGGCTAGGGATGTGATGGAAGATATGAAGGTTAGAGGGATAATACCTAATGAGGTTACTTACAATACATTGATTGATGGGTATTGCAAGAGGGGTGGAGACGGGAAGATGTATAAAGCGGATGCACTTTTGAGAGAATTGGTGGAGCAGGGGGTGAGTCCAAATGAGAGAACTTATAATACTCTTATCGATGGGTTTTGTAAGGATGATAATGTTGGGGCAGCTATGAAGCTTTTTAAAGAAATGCAGCATCAAGGGATGAGACCGGACATTGTGACATTCAATTCGTTAATTGATGGGTTATTTGGTGATGGGAAAGTTGATGAGGCTCTTGGTTTACGTGCAGAAATGATACGTTTGGGGTTGGAGCCTAATATTCGGACATATAATGTAATGATAAATGGGTTTTCAAAAATGAAGATGTTCAGAGAGGCTAAAGAGTTGTTTGATGATGTTATGAAGCAAGGGTTAGATCTAAATGTACTAACTTTCAACACAGTTATTGATGCTCATGGTAAGGctggaaaaatggaagaagcaGTCGCTCTTCGTGAACTAATGTTGAGCAAACTGATTTGTCCTACCATTTCAACATATAATTGCTTATTAGGTGGTTATTATCGAGAGGGAAATGTTGGAGCTGCAAAAGAGCTACTGGaggaaatggagaagaagagtGTGATGGCTGATCTAGTAACTTACAATATTCGAATAGATGCAATGTGCAAAAGAGGAGAATCA is part of the Solanum lycopersicum chromosome 1, SLM_r2.1 genome and harbors:
- the LOC101246486 gene encoding pentatricopeptide repeat-containing protein At1g09820 encodes the protein MSLTYFRRLHHSRLPLRCLHTANSEPTSTSTPNLFSDPLFKSKVSELISNQHWSQLKELIKPFNPTSFLEQLLGSGFDSSSILGFFRWSQFYQVYHHPLEHLCRVLVLLVNDKKYPKVRSLLHDFVKNGKTYTVSSVFHTLLTCSDNVCANSIIVDMLVLSYVNNGKLDLALEAFRRAGDYGFKLSVFSCKPMLKGVVKEGKFEVGELVYKEMIRRRIEVDLYTFNIVINGLCKAGKLNKARDVMEDMKVRGIIPNEVTYNTLIDGYCKRGGDGKMYKADALLRELVEQGVSPNERTYNTLIDGFCKDDNVGAAMKLFKEMQHQGMRPDIVTFNSLIDGLFGDGKVDEALGLRAEMIRLGLEPNIRTYNVMINGFSKMKMFREAKELFDDVMKQGLDLNVLTFNTVIDAHGKAGKMEEAVALRELMLSKLICPTISTYNCLLGGYYREGNVGAAKELLEEMEKKSVMADLVTYNIRIDAMCKRGESRKAVRLLDEMSEKRLVPSHVTYNILMAGYCQEGNPRAAVTIRKRMEKEGKHPNVVTYNVLIKGFCQKDKLEEANALLNEMLEKGLVPNRITYDIIREEMIDKGFVPDIDGHLYKDTVNC